The Sulfurospirillum halorespirans DSM 13726 genome has a window encoding:
- a CDS encoding Fic/DOC family protein encodes MFADKYDIDRLVRMAKNDLSYEEARIEAITEIKNIRAQIQDKNTELPLFDQELLSSNKVEAINLKDLFLKEQKLTLITELSIRDKPVTGIFDFNYLQAIHKRLFDDVYTFAGKDRFEMGYPGVFVKGGTRFTPGIKLPEVSKALFDALRDDNFFVNLDHKEFAQEMAIFFNGLNLLHPFREGNGRTQRLFMESLAQNAGYILSLHQVSQEAMIRACQNAAKGFINSLEILMRHHLELIETSDRS; translated from the coding sequence ATGTTTGCAGATAAATACGATATTGATAGATTAGTACGTATGGCAAAAAATGATTTATCCTATGAAGAAGCACGCATTGAGGCTATCACAGAGATCAAAAACATACGTGCGCAGATCCAAGATAAGAATACCGAACTGCCACTCTTTGATCAAGAACTATTAAGCTCGAATAAAGTCGAGGCCATAAATTTAAAAGATTTATTTTTGAAAGAACAAAAGCTAACGCTTATTACAGAATTATCGATAAGAGATAAGCCAGTTACGGGGATCTTCGATTTTAACTACCTCCAGGCCATTCATAAACGCCTCTTTGATGATGTCTATACGTTTGCCGGAAAAGATCGTTTTGAGATGGGATATCCTGGTGTATTTGTCAAAGGTGGGACACGCTTCACACCAGGGATCAAATTACCAGAAGTATCCAAAGCTCTTTTTGATGCGCTTCGAGATGATAATTTTTTTGTGAATTTGGATCACAAAGAATTTGCTCAGGAAATGGCGATCTTTTTTAATGGGTTAAACTTGCTGCATCCATTCCGTGAGGGAAATGGGCGAACGCAGCGTTTATTTATGGAAAGCCTCGCTCAAAATGCCGGTTACATTTTATCACTCCATCAAGTCTCTCAAGAGGCAATGATCAGAGCGTGTCAAAACGCTGCTAAAGGGTTTATCAATAGCCTCGAGATACTTATGAGGCATCATCTTGAGCTGATAGAAACAAGCGATAGAAGCTAA
- a CDS encoding phospholipase D family protein — translation MHLLTTPRQIESTLCKLIQKYEQIQFASAWASNNSLAFDMLMKNTSKIYHSCVGIHFYQTHPEFIKAFLNSDHMRFKTDPKGIFHSKVYLFSNSENEWECLIGSANFTAAAMKKNTEMLLHFNSNDSQASIIFTQLSNELERYWSSAQIFNDDDYNRYKSLWDKKLHIRSHLADEYSQESPGKPAYLSNIMTLTWSQFYKSAKNDKYHSFEIRLELLKKAHEYFTKWEYKDMPEEYRKQIAGIVKYDKDNPELDWMYFGHMASPRFKNRISDEHVNISKALKHIPKDGDINKEDYLKYIEYFQEHDKYGYGVPTVSRILSMIRPDVFFCLTGANEKILYDDFGIKKIGRKEYERYWDDIIERIKNTKWWDSGKPQKAEELALWNNRAAMLDAILYDGNLFSN, via the coding sequence ATGCACTTACTAACTACCCCTAGACAAATTGAGTCCACATTATGCAAACTGATTCAAAAATATGAGCAAATTCAATTTGCTAGTGCATGGGCATCAAATAACTCTTTGGCTTTTGATATGCTTATGAAAAATACCTCTAAAATCTATCATAGTTGTGTCGGTATTCATTTTTATCAAACGCATCCCGAGTTTATTAAAGCCTTCCTAAATAGTGATCATATGAGATTTAAAACAGATCCTAAGGGAATATTTCATTCGAAAGTATATTTATTTTCAAATTCTGAAAATGAATGGGAGTGTTTGATAGGAAGTGCTAATTTTACGGCTGCTGCAATGAAAAAAAATACTGAAATGCTTCTCCATTTTAACAGTAATGATTCTCAAGCAAGTATTATATTCACTCAGTTAAGTAATGAACTAGAAAGGTACTGGTCATCTGCGCAAATATTTAATGATGACGACTACAACCGATATAAGAGCCTATGGGATAAGAAATTACATATACGGTCACATTTGGCAGATGAATATAGTCAAGAATCGCCAGGAAAACCTGCATATCTATCAAATATTATGACTCTTACATGGTCACAATTTTATAAAAGTGCAAAAAATGATAAATACCATTCTTTTGAGATTAGACTTGAACTTTTAAAAAAAGCTCATGAATATTTTACAAAATGGGAATATAAAGATATGCCGGAAGAATACAGAAAACAAATTGCTGGAATTGTAAAATATGATAAAGATAATCCAGAGTTAGATTGGATGTATTTTGGACACATGGCATCACCACGGTTTAAAAATAGAATTTCTGATGAACATGTAAATATATCTAAAGCCCTGAAACACATTCCAAAAGATGGTGATATTAATAAAGAGGATTACCTTAAATATATTGAATATTTTCAAGAGCATGATAAATATGGTTATGGAGTTCCCACCGTAAGTCGTATCCTGTCAATGATAAGACCAGATGTATTTTTTTGCTTAACTGGAGCAAATGAAAAAATCTTGTATGATGATTTCGGAATTAAAAAAATTGGCAGAAAAGAATATGAACGCTATTGGGATGATATCATCGAAAGAATCAAAAATACAAAATGGTGGGATAGCGGAAAACCTCAAAAAGCAGAAGAATTAGCTCTTTGGAATAACCGAGCTGCTATGTTAGATGCTATTTTGTATGATGGAAATCTGTTTTCTAATTAA
- a CDS encoding helix-turn-helix domain-containing protein: MNIEILIQKLIKHYNIKTITELAEKLSTTQSTISGWRSRNAIGALVEKVAEENPEILSILFKNDHSQINNFQNSTLSGNATGVEIGSTNKISLSANQEGDFLPCDDFAKTLFKELCKKYQDDQNKLHALLFQMIQSKE; the protein is encoded by the coding sequence TTGAATATTGAGATATTAATTCAAAAGCTTATTAAACATTACAATATTAAGACTATCACTGAACTTGCTGAAAAATTATCAACAACACAATCAACTATTAGTGGATGGCGCAGTCGAAATGCTATTGGTGCATTAGTAGAAAAAGTAGCAGAAGAAAATCCAGAAATTTTATCAATACTATTCAAAAATGATCATTCTCAAATAAATAATTTTCAAAATTCAACTTTATCAGGGAATGCGACTGGTGTTGAAATTGGATCAACCAATAAAATATCATTATCTGCGAATCAAGAAGGTGATTTCTTGCCATGTGATGATTTTGCAAAAACTCTTTTCAAAGAACTATGCAAAAAATATCAAGATGATCAAAACAAACTACATGCTTTATTGTTTCAAATGATTCAATCAAAGGAATAA
- a CDS encoding phage replisome organizer N-terminal domain-containing protein: MAKKYYWLKLPNNFFVDPKIKKLRRIAGGDTYVIIFLKMMLLVINTNGILEFEGIEKTLEDELSLKLDEDENNVKVVLAFLSSNGELEEVSDEAFLLQRVPDLIGKEGDSAERMRKLRERQNVGEIPLTSHCDGYVTRSDTEKEKDIEKEIKPSLFLSPTPERKERFDLKYLNKFREELITTCPTFAFSLQGKMGYSSNHLGFCIKGGYIFDLHTNKIVKSTESFEIWQYLYHVKTHVLDLAQIQAQNQHKEENYANNNQ; the protein is encoded by the coding sequence ATGGCCAAAAAATACTACTGGTTAAAGCTACCAAACAACTTTTTTGTTGACCCAAAGATCAAAAAACTTCGCCGTATCGCTGGCGGTGACACCTACGTCATTATCTTTCTAAAAATGATGTTGTTAGTCATTAATACTAACGGCATTCTTGAATTTGAAGGCATCGAAAAAACGTTGGAAGATGAGTTGTCTTTAAAGCTTGATGAGGATGAGAATAACGTGAAAGTTGTCCTAGCCTTTTTAAGTTCTAATGGAGAGCTAGAGGAAGTTTCAGATGAAGCCTTTTTATTGCAACGTGTTCCTGATCTTATCGGTAAGGAAGGCGATAGCGCCGAGAGAATGCGAAAGTTAAGAGAGCGTCAAAACGTAGGTGAAATACCATTAACGTCACATTGTGACGGCTATGTGACAAGAAGTGACACAGAGAAAGAGAAAGATATAGAGAAAGAGATAAAACCCTCTCTCTTTCTCTCTCCCACTCCAGAAAGAAAAGAGAGATTTGATTTAAAGTATCTCAATAAGTTCAGGGAAGAACTTATCACTACATGCCCTACTTTCGCGTTCAGCCTTCAAGGGAAGATGGGTTATTCGAGTAATCATCTTGGCTTTTGTATCAAGGGCGGTTACATCTTTGATCTCCACACCAATAAAATCGTTAAAAGCACTGAGAGCTTTGAGATTTGGCAATACCTCTACCACGTAAAAACTCATGTTCTTGATCTCGCACAAATACAAGCACAAAACCAACATAAGGAAGAAAACTATGCAAACAACAATCAGTGA
- a CDS encoding helix-turn-helix transcriptional regulator: protein MQTTISENAAKILAELNSNPVFKKLICLNQKQAAEAIGVSSTTLSLLRRDGLGPQFIKVTQRGKRARVLYTKLELAEWLSRSTIKTM from the coding sequence ATGCAAACAACAATCAGTGAAAACGCAGCCAAAATCCTAGCGGAACTTAACTCAAACCCTGTTTTTAAAAAGCTCATTTGTCTAAATCAAAAGCAAGCGGCCGAAGCAATCGGCGTTAGCTCAACGACTTTGAGTTTGTTACGCCGAGATGGTTTAGGTCCACAATTTATCAAGGTGACACAGAGAGGTAAGAGAGCTAGAGTCCTTTATACAAAGTTAGAACTAGCCGAGTGGCTTTCTCGCAGCACCATTAAAACCATGTAA
- a CDS encoding AAA family ATPase, whose amino-acid sequence MKNIAIINTKGGVGKSTLAFHVLPAILADRNFEIIEIDNNNKTTTAFMNTKILKDKITSLNIAEGTQKLEELVVTNMLDEDKISVIDAGGGDDSLKVIHSFIDQDLIADTLFIIPFMPDFVQLKNLVDTYNVLPSEAKILVVLNNADLSDPDHLMFVKGNEDFEIPDISSTFTHFAVCPKSPLFSYAASRNKETIKDLALLASQFTQTEILDYAKVKTKANRDSMTKIYRNWKISRNAKAYLESEAIVQLKSIILGEQA is encoded by the coding sequence ATGAAAAATATCGCGATCATTAATACCAAAGGTGGCGTAGGAAAAAGTACCCTCGCCTTTCACGTTTTACCGGCTATTTTAGCGGATAGAAATTTCGAGATTATCGAGATCGATAATAACAATAAAACAACGACGGCGTTTATGAATACAAAAATTTTAAAAGACAAGATAACCTCGTTAAATATCGCAGAGGGAACGCAAAAGCTTGAGGAACTCGTTGTTACTAATATGCTCGATGAAGATAAAATCAGCGTTATTGATGCCGGCGGCGGTGATGATTCATTGAAAGTGATCCATTCGTTTATCGATCAAGATTTGATCGCCGATACGCTTTTTATCATCCCTTTTATGCCTGACTTTGTGCAGCTTAAAAATTTGGTCGATACGTATAACGTTTTACCATCCGAAGCAAAGATCCTCGTTGTGTTAAATAATGCGGATCTCAGTGATCCTGATCATCTTATGTTCGTCAAGGGTAACGAGGACTTTGAGATACCGGATATCTCATCTACCTTTACGCACTTTGCTGTTTGCCCTAAAAGCCCACTTTTTTCTTATGCCGCTTCACGCAATAAAGAGACGATCAAAGATCTTGCCCTACTCGCAAGCCAATTCACCCAAACAGAGATCCTGGACTACGCAAAGGTGAAAACCAAAGCAAATAGAGACTCCATGACGAAAATTTACCGCAATTGGAAAATCTCACGTAACGCAAAAGCGTATCTTGAGAGTGAAGCAATCGTGCAGCTAAAAAGCATCATTTTGGGAGAGCAAGCATGA
- the mobF gene encoding MobF family relaxase, translating into MLSIANMNSAQAAHYHAKDQNYYQQDKETSVWTGKGAERLGLSGEIDIKQFERLCYGIHPSEERTLVDISERAGTDLTFSAPKSASILCELGDERTNQLIRTAHDQAVQTTLSFVEDHYAQTREQKDGHREAISTGNLIIAKFQHDTSRENDPSLHTHCFIVNATQKENGEWRALHNDQLFTHKMFLGQTYRNELAKNLREQGFAIEITNAKEGFFEIKGVSKELISEFSQRREQVLKKYQELKKQYPGLEEEKLKEMATTGSRNVKDKNADRSVIKSNNIERAKTILAGKDLIYLNQLNSSHANHEQQKLTAKDAVDLSIRIQSEKTSVFNREDVMKNAMKLSLGEHSLSAMQSAFDDHVNERSIVQLDQNAYSTPELLQKEFEIVAMAKNRTDPLISAQHVEQYLSHTPYNLTKGQQEAYAQILTSNESISVIQGDAGTGKTFMLKAVRETLESQKQSSNLRGVAFTGKASEELERESGIPSTTLHAFFVNPPAEKNMVYVVDEASMVSSLQMHHLCEVARENHSKIVFIGDQKQFQSLGAGNMFSQLQKQSDIRIVEMTENKRAQTELMRSLYSSIKSKDLEEAFGILEKHQRLHETTDLEKIKNEYLKDRHDTLLLVDTNANRRALNELIRADLVAQNEVTQSQPLSIKEAINLNEIEKHYSSNYQVGQIVVAQNAFQGFSAGQEAMITTIDHQANTITVMKDEQRIKIDLSKAHAQAIQTFAIKEKAFGIGDKIVFTKNNRNLKFRNGEAAVIQAIHGNIIKVQKGNKELAFDASKYPYIDHGYVITAHKSQGQTTSRVIAFTNAQMANLNRFYVQITRAKCDALIYTNSIATLKENTQKTQIKTSTLDYFRSAMQHEAHTNHNYERTFNEQKERRISRGSTLSILGDYCTKCKIALADLSRHLGLFKRDRSEASSTRGKDQMKNILLKNEREKAAQSRTQSRERR; encoded by the coding sequence ATGCTTTCAATTGCAAATATGAATAGCGCACAAGCGGCTCATTATCATGCAAAAGATCAAAACTATTATCAGCAAGACAAAGAGACAAGCGTGTGGACTGGCAAAGGTGCTGAACGCTTAGGTTTGAGCGGAGAGATTGATATTAAACAGTTTGAGCGATTGTGTTACGGTATTCATCCGAGTGAAGAACGCACTCTTGTTGATATCAGTGAAAGAGCGGGAACGGATCTAACCTTTTCCGCTCCAAAATCCGCATCGATCTTATGTGAATTAGGTGATGAACGTACCAATCAACTCATACGTACAGCGCATGATCAAGCGGTGCAAACCACACTATCATTTGTAGAAGATCATTATGCTCAAACGAGAGAACAAAAGGACGGGCATAGAGAAGCAATTTCTACTGGTAATCTCATCATCGCTAAATTTCAGCACGATACCAGCAGAGAGAATGACCCATCATTGCATACGCATTGCTTTATCGTCAATGCAACGCAAAAAGAGAACGGTGAATGGCGAGCGTTGCACAATGATCAACTCTTCACTCACAAAATGTTTTTAGGTCAGACGTATCGCAATGAATTGGCCAAAAATCTTAGAGAGCAAGGATTCGCTATTGAGATTACGAATGCCAAAGAGGGATTCTTTGAAATTAAAGGTGTTTCCAAAGAGTTGATCAGTGAATTTTCACAACGTCGTGAGCAAGTCCTCAAGAAATACCAAGAGTTGAAAAAGCAATATCCTGGTCTCGAGGAAGAAAAGCTCAAAGAGATGGCAACAACCGGCAGCCGAAACGTGAAAGATAAAAACGCTGATCGCAGCGTTATTAAATCTAACAATATCGAAAGAGCCAAAACTATTCTCGCCGGTAAAGATTTGATATATTTGAATCAGCTCAATAGCTCACATGCCAATCATGAACAGCAAAAATTAACGGCTAAAGATGCGGTGGATCTTTCGATTCGTATTCAAAGCGAAAAGACGAGTGTATTTAATCGTGAAGATGTGATGAAAAACGCAATGAAGCTTTCGTTAGGCGAGCATTCACTTAGTGCGATGCAGAGTGCTTTTGATGATCATGTCAATGAGCGATCGATTGTGCAACTGGATCAAAATGCTTACTCTACACCAGAGCTCTTGCAAAAGGAGTTTGAGATTGTTGCAATGGCAAAAAACCGCACAGATCCTTTAATCTCTGCTCAACACGTGGAGCAATATCTAAGCCATACGCCTTATAACCTCACAAAAGGACAACAAGAAGCGTATGCGCAGATTCTCACAAGCAATGAGTCTATTTCAGTGATTCAGGGCGATGCAGGTACGGGTAAAACGTTTATGCTTAAGGCCGTCAGGGAAACGCTTGAGAGTCAAAAGCAAAGTAGCAATCTCAGAGGAGTTGCATTTACCGGGAAAGCTAGTGAAGAGCTTGAGCGTGAAAGTGGTATTCCCTCTACGACACTGCACGCTTTTTTTGTGAATCCACCGGCAGAAAAGAATATGGTTTATGTTGTCGATGAGGCTTCAATGGTCAGTTCGTTACAGATGCACCACTTATGTGAAGTTGCTAGAGAAAACCATTCAAAAATTGTGTTTATCGGTGATCAAAAGCAATTTCAATCTCTAGGTGCTGGCAATATGTTCTCGCAGCTTCAAAAGCAAAGTGATATTCGTATCGTTGAGATGACAGAAAATAAACGCGCGCAAACAGAATTGATGCGATCGCTTTATTCATCTATCAAGAGCAAAGATTTGGAAGAGGCGTTTGGCATTTTGGAAAAGCATCAACGACTTCATGAAACGACAGATCTCGAGAAGATAAAAAACGAATACCTCAAAGATCGTCATGATACGTTACTTCTCGTTGATACGAACGCGAATCGTAGAGCTTTAAACGAGTTAATCAGAGCAGATCTCGTCGCTCAGAATGAAGTAACACAATCTCAACCGTTATCTATCAAAGAGGCAATAAATCTAAATGAGATTGAAAAGCACTACTCGAGCAATTACCAAGTAGGCCAAATTGTTGTCGCACAAAATGCGTTTCAAGGATTTAGCGCTGGGCAAGAAGCGATGATCACCACGATTGATCATCAAGCCAATACGATTACCGTTATGAAAGATGAGCAAAGGATCAAAATAGATCTAAGTAAAGCTCATGCTCAAGCAATTCAAACCTTTGCTATCAAAGAAAAAGCGTTTGGTATCGGCGACAAAATCGTTTTTACAAAAAACAATCGAAACCTCAAGTTTAGAAATGGTGAGGCTGCTGTGATCCAAGCAATTCATGGGAATATCATCAAAGTGCAAAAGGGAAATAAAGAGTTGGCGTTTGATGCTTCCAAGTATCCTTATATCGATCATGGATACGTGATTACAGCGCATAAAAGCCAAGGTCAAACTACTAGTAGGGTTATCGCTTTCACGAATGCACAAATGGCCAATTTAAACCGCTTCTACGTGCAAATTACCAGGGCAAAATGTGATGCCTTGATCTATACCAACAGCATAGCAACACTCAAGGAGAATACACAAAAAACACAAATTAAAACAAGTACCCTAGATTATTTTAGGTCGGCAATGCAGCATGAGGCACATACAAATCATAACTACGAAAGGACATTCAATGAGCAAAAAGAACGAAGAATATCAAGAGGATCAACTCTTTCAATACTGGGAGACTATTGCACAAAGTGCAAAATTGCACTCGCAGATCTTAGCCGACATCTTGGCTTATTTAAAAGAGATCGATCAGAGGCTTCAAGCACTCGAGGCAAAGATCAAATGAAAAATATCTTACTTAAAAATGAGCGCGAAAAAGCAGCTCAATCCAGAACACAATCACGAGAAAGGAGATAG
- a CDS encoding type IV secretory system conjugative DNA transfer family protein, producing the protein MSTILLCLLFNAGALWVFQKNLPIPGGAVFILLCIAEYLAWAFIFKMQESINGRIFDDKAWVMGSYPNYYEQTEGNRWTASQRVKEIMSKGELFLDQFRFDDSVLYRLSTVYGFEKRFSNFECYTDPTDFTQSGIIFGGMGSGKTEFYHSTIAQDKFDRVIAYDTKGDLVQKHYSSLKDIILNPYDQRSHIWNPFEEAKTSPFVTEIFLTNLFNALSGTQKDFFSASSKQRYMKLFNDILYNNSELSSNEQFDLFIQQLKEYFEENKNHERRSEADVASTMHLTFEFFDYMNFCIQNGSPTFTIKEYLSRKSCKLFLLSRDDQRSKLTPFFTGFLAALTAVMLSQEDQKTSLTLFALDEYLSFAQNLDSETIEGLHTRIRSKGGCLLPGVQYFPEQSNKADSAQGITQKMLNSAAYWFLFQGVDEYTLKKINNTIGKVRYRKEQIREQLTADPLNRKNYQIEEADLLNTSLFQSLGQNYEHITFVPSKRILYKGYTPRAELPSKKANYVQSENIEKYYREGRV; encoded by the coding sequence ATGTCAACGATTTTATTATGTTTATTGTTTAATGCCGGTGCTTTATGGGTGTTCCAAAAAAATCTTCCAATACCAGGCGGCGCAGTCTTTATTCTACTTTGTATTGCGGAGTATCTAGCTTGGGCATTTATCTTTAAAATGCAAGAGTCGATCAATGGACGTATTTTTGATGATAAGGCGTGGGTAATGGGAAGTTATCCCAATTACTATGAGCAAACGGAAGGCAATCGATGGACGGCTTCCCAACGAGTTAAAGAAATTATGTCAAAAGGTGAATTGTTTCTGGATCAGTTTCGATTTGATGATAGCGTTTTATATCGTTTATCAACGGTTTATGGGTTTGAAAAACGATTTAGTAATTTTGAGTGTTATACAGATCCGACAGACTTTACTCAGTCGGGGATTATATTTGGAGGTATGGGATCAGGAAAAACAGAATTTTACCACTCTACTATCGCTCAAGATAAGTTCGATCGTGTCATTGCCTATGATACAAAAGGTGATCTTGTTCAAAAGCATTATAGCTCGTTGAAAGATATCATCCTCAACCCGTATGATCAACGAAGTCATATTTGGAATCCTTTTGAGGAAGCTAAAACGAGTCCTTTTGTGACAGAGATCTTTTTAACCAATCTTTTCAATGCGTTAAGCGGCACGCAAAAAGACTTTTTTAGCGCAAGTTCCAAACAACGCTATATGAAGCTTTTTAACGATATTCTTTACAACAATAGTGAACTTTCATCGAATGAGCAGTTTGATCTTTTCATTCAGCAGCTTAAAGAGTATTTCGAAGAAAATAAAAATCATGAAAGACGTAGTGAAGCAGATGTTGCCAGTACGATGCATTTGACGTTTGAATTTTTTGATTATATGAACTTTTGTATTCAAAATGGCAGCCCTACTTTTACGATTAAAGAATATCTCTCTCGTAAGAGCTGCAAGCTCTTCTTACTCTCGAGGGATGATCAGCGCTCAAAACTTACCCCGTTTTTTACCGGCTTTTTGGCCGCTTTAACGGCTGTCATGTTAAGCCAAGAAGATCAAAAAACCTCTCTCACTCTCTTTGCTCTTGATGAGTACCTCTCTTTTGCTCAAAACCTCGATAGTGAAACGATCGAGGGGTTACATACCAGGATCAGAAGTAAAGGCGGTTGTTTGCTCCCTGGTGTACAATATTTCCCAGAGCAAAGCAACAAAGCGGACAGTGCTCAAGGGATTACGCAAAAGATGTTAAACTCAGCTGCATATTGGTTTTTATTTCAAGGTGTGGATGAATATACACTTAAAAAAATCAATAATACAATCGGTAAAGTACGTTATAGAAAAGAGCAGATTAGAGAGCAACTTACTGCTGATCCGTTGAATCGTAAAAATTACCAAATCGAAGAAGCGGATCTGCTAAATACCAGTTTGTTTCAATCGTTAGGCCAAAATTATGAGCATATCACGTTTGTGCCGTCGAAACGTATTTTGTATAAAGGGTATACGCCAAGAGCGGAGTTGCCAAGTAAAAAAGCGAACTATGTTCAAAGTGAGAATATCGAAAAATATTATCGGGAGGGACGGGTATAG
- a CDS encoding XRE family transcriptional regulator gives MKLQPNMKSDFDEFLREEGIYEEVNDAAIKRIIAYQLEQEMKVQKISKTKLAQMMHTSRAAVDRLLSPSNESLTLTTLISASQALGKKLTIALV, from the coding sequence ATGAAACTACAACCAAATATGAAAAGTGATTTTGATGAATTTTTGAGAGAAGAAGGTATCTATGAGGAAGTGAATGATGCTGCTATTAAAAGAATCATTGCTTATCAATTAGAACAAGAAATGAAAGTTCAAAAAATTTCTAAAACAAAACTGGCACAAATGATGCACACAAGCAGGGCTGCGGTTGATCGATTATTAAGCCCCTCAAACGAATCATTAACACTTACAACATTAATTTCAGCTAGCCAAGCTCTAGGCAAAAAACTAACGATTGCTCTTGTTTAA
- a CDS encoding type II toxin-antitoxin system RelE/ParE family toxin has protein sequence MKKISSIFYETSNGNKPVREWLLSLAKDDRKIIGEDIKTVEYGWPIGMPTCKGLGKKLFEVRSNISDKRIARVIFAVIDEYMVLLHAFIKKTQKTEKSDLDLALSRLKDIK, from the coding sequence ATGAAAAAGATCTCTTCTATATTTTATGAAACAAGTAACGGAAATAAACCCGTTAGAGAATGGCTATTATCTCTTGCCAAAGATGATCGAAAAATCATTGGTGAGGATATTAAAACGGTAGAGTATGGATGGCCAATAGGTATGCCTACATGTAAGGGTCTCGGTAAAAAGCTTTTTGAAGTGAGAAGCAATATATCAGACAAAAGAATTGCAAGAGTTATATTCGCTGTTATCGACGAATACATGGTACTGCTGCATGCATTTATTAAAAAAACGCAAAAGACAGAAAAAAGCGATCTTGATTTAGCTTTAAGTAGATTAAAGGATATAAAATGA